The proteins below come from a single Malus domestica chromosome 03, GDT2T_hap1 genomic window:
- the LOC103421462 gene encoding uncharacterized protein: protein MALTVHGFIVLPKTNIVQIPSCESYRHRSLNMLQITHHDHMHANKRNISRSIICGAKSRPGISKGGGGKINGTTTSREQNVSDEISSSKTDQKNGKQSNGDAKATTRKTGSTG from the exons ATGGCTCTAACTGTGCATGGATTCATCGTCCTGCCAAAAACCAACATCGTCCAAATTCCCAGTTGCGAGTCCTACCGTCATCGATCCTTGAATAT gCTGCAGATTACGCATCACGACCATATGCACGCCAACAAAAGGAATATTAGTCGCTCCATAAT ATGTGGAGCTAAAAGCAGGCCAGGGATCAGCAAAGGGGGCGGTGGGAAAATCAATGGGACGACGACATCGAGAGAGCAGAATGTTTCTGATGAAATCAGCAGCTCAAAGACTGATCAGAAAAATGGCAAGCAAAGTAACGGAGATGCAAAAGCTACAACAAGAAAGACTGGCTCTACTGGTTGA